The genomic region TCGCCCCGCTCGCCCATGCCCAATTGTTCCGTCACCGAAATCTGCACGTGCTCAATGTAATTGCGGTTCCAAAGCGGCTCCAGAATGGCATTGGCAAAGCGGAAAGCCATGATGTTCTGCACCGTTTCCTTGCCCAAGTAGTGGTCGATGCGGTAGATCTGACGCTCCTGGAAAATACCGGCCAGCAGGTCGTTCAGTTCCTTGGCCGTTTCCAGATCATGCCCAAACGGCTTCTCAATGACAATGCGCACCCGGTCGGGGTCCTCAGCTAGCTTGGCCTCAGATAGGTTGCGGGCAATGATGGGGAAGAAGTTGGGCGATACGGCCAGGTAGTAAATCACCTGCGCTGCGGCGTTCCACTCGGCTTCGTGCTGGGCTACGTGCTCACCAAACTGCGTGTAGGTAGCCGCGTCGTTCAGGTCCGACACCTGGTAAGTCATGTGCTGGGAAAACTCCTCCCATTTCTCTGCCTTCACCTTCCCGCGGCGCGAAAACTTGTTGATGTCTTCTCTTACCCGGTCGCGGAAGGCCTCATCTGTCAGCTTGGTGCGGCCCGTGCTCAGGATGGCAAACTGCGCGGGCAACCACCCGTCCAAAAACAGATTGTATAGGGCTGGAGCCAGTTTGCGGGCATTCAGGTCGCCGGTACCCCCAAAGATGACAAAAATGGTGGGCCGGATTTTCTCTTTATTGCTCATGCGTACGTCGTAGCGAGTGATGGTGGAAGACACGAATTATTTGTTGGGGATAACAGGCGTTTCGTTCTCGGTGCCGGTGCCACGGTGTGTGTCCTCCTTATTTTCGGCGTCCTCATGCATGGGGGTCCATTGGGTATGGAACACGCCTTCGTGCCCAATCAGCTCGTAAGTATGCGCCCCGAAGTAGTCGCGCTGGGCCTGAATGAGGTTGGAAGGCATCCGGCCGGTGCGCAGCGTGTCGAAATAGCTGAGCGCCGCCGCCAGTGCGGGCGTGCCAATACCTACGGTAGCCATGCGAGCTACCACCGCACGCGCTCCGGCTACCGACTCCTGCACGTGCTGGCGCACGGTATCATCGAGCAGTAGGTGGGCTAGATCGGGCTTTTGCTGGTAGGCGTTGTAAATAGTATTCAGGAACTCGGAGCGGATGATGCAGCCCCCGCGCCAGATCTTGGCAATATTGGCCAGGTTCAAGTTGTACTCATATTCTTCCGAAGCACGGGCCAGCATGTGCATCCCTTGGGCATAGGCGATGATCATGCTGAAATACATAGCCTGCTCCAGCTCTTGCAGTTGCTGTTCCTGGTCGTCGTTTCCGGGGGTAGGACGTGCCTGATACACCTTTTCCATCTCCTCACGCAGCGACTTATACTTCGATAAATCGCGCATCGCCACGGCCTCATCAATCAGCGACAAGGGTACTTGCAGGTCCATAGCAATTTGCGACGTCCATTTGCCGGTACCTTTTGAGCGAGCTTCGTCCTTAATGTCATCCAACAACAAATGGTCGGTGTCGGGCGCGATGTAGGCGAAGATATCCTTGGTAATATCAACCAGAAACGACTGTAACCGGCCCTGGTTCCACTTAGCATACACCTGTTGCATGGATTCGTTCTCCATACCCAGGCCATTTTTCATCACGTCGTACGTTTCGGCCAGTAGCTGCATAATGCCGTACTCGATGCCGTTGTGCACCATCTTCACAAAGTGCCCAGCGGCGCCCGGCCCGATGTAGGTCACGCACGGCTCGCCGCCCACCTTGGCTGATACAGCTTCCAACACAGGCTTCATTTTCTGATAGGCTTCTTGGTCGCCGCCCGGCATCATGCTGGGCCCGCGGCGGGCACCTTCTTCGCCACCCGAAATGCCCATCCCGAAGAAATGCAGGCCTTTCGCTGCCAGCTCTTGCGCCCGGCGGGTAGTATCCAGAAAATAGGAGTTGCCACCATCAATCAGCATATCGCCCTCGTCCAGTAGGGGCGTAATCTCGGTAATCACGCTGTCTACAATCTTCCCGGCTGGCACCAGCATCATGACAACGCGGGGCTTAGCTAGGCTCTGCACAAAAGCGCTCAGGTCCGTAAAGCCCTCCACATTGTGCACACCGTCTTCATCGGCCTCCTTTTGCAGCAGCGGAATTTTGCTGGTGTCTTTGTCATAGCCAGCCACCGAAAAATCGTGGTCGGCCATGTTTAGCAGCAAGTTGCGGCCCATAGTACCCAGGCCAATCATGCCGAAGGCGTAGTTCTTTGGTTGTGGTGCGCTCATTGGGGAAGAAAGTTTCTAGCAGTGTTAGATGTGTGGTGAAATGCGGAAGCGGATGCCGCGAAGGTAGCAATTGGCAGCAGACGGCCTACCCTTTTCTAACCGGCAGGGTAGGGCATGGTTTCGGATAGCGCTGCCTGCGGTTGGGTAGGGTGTACGTAAACTCTGGCGTAGATGATAACGAAAAAGCCGACGGCCTACCCTATTCTTGGGCAAGCCGCCGGCTTATAACACAGCAATACAGTTGTTTTTTTTATAGTCCTAGTGCGGTGAGGGCACGCTCAGCGGCCAGCTGCTCCGCCTGCTTTTTGGAAAGCCCCATGCCAGTAGCTACTACTTCCTCGTCGATGAGCAGCGTAGCCGA from Hymenobacter aerilatus harbors:
- the gndA gene encoding NADP-dependent phosphogluconate dehydrogenase, encoding MSAPQPKNYAFGMIGLGTMGRNLLLNMADHDFSVAGYDKDTSKIPLLQKEADEDGVHNVEGFTDLSAFVQSLAKPRVVMMLVPAGKIVDSVITEITPLLDEGDMLIDGGNSYFLDTTRRAQELAAKGLHFFGMGISGGEEGARRGPSMMPGGDQEAYQKMKPVLEAVSAKVGGEPCVTYIGPGAAGHFVKMVHNGIEYGIMQLLAETYDVMKNGLGMENESMQQVYAKWNQGRLQSFLVDITKDIFAYIAPDTDHLLLDDIKDEARSKGTGKWTSQIAMDLQVPLSLIDEAVAMRDLSKYKSLREEMEKVYQARPTPGNDDQEQQLQELEQAMYFSMIIAYAQGMHMLARASEEYEYNLNLANIAKIWRGGCIIRSEFLNTIYNAYQQKPDLAHLLLDDTVRQHVQESVAGARAVVARMATVGIGTPALAAALSYFDTLRTGRMPSNLIQAQRDYFGAHTYELIGHEGVFHTQWTPMHEDAENKEDTHRGTGTENETPVIPNK